Proteins from a single region of Starkeya sp. ORNL1:
- the murD gene encoding UDP-N-acetylmuramoyl-L-alanine--D-glutamate ligase, with protein MIPVTSFRDRKVALFGLGGSGLATARALIAGGADVLAWDDAEASVGKAAAEGIPTGDLRDLDWSAVAALVLAPGVPLTHPVPHWSVGLARNAGVEVVGDIELFCRERRLSSRRSHFAAITGTNGKSTTTALLAHLMRVGGRDVQIGGNFGPAILGLEPPKPGRVHVIECSSYQIDLAPTLDPSVGILLNLSPDHLDRHGTMEHYAAVKERLIAGVEAGGTAVVGVDDDWSAAIADRAERAGGHVVRVSVRRPLADGIYYEGGRLIVAEGGATRFTLPLGGIGSLRGAHNAQNAAAAFASARALGLAPEVIAVAMKSFPGLAHRMEEVRRIGDVLFVNDSKATNADAAERALSSFEEVFWIAGGKPKAGGIEPLAPYFPRVRKAYLIGVAAEEFARTLDGKVPYEIVGTLDAAVPAAARDAAASGLKHPVVLLSPACASFDQFPNFEVRGDHFRTLVNASPSD; from the coding sequence ATGATCCCCGTCACCTCTTTCCGCGATCGCAAGGTCGCGCTGTTCGGCCTCGGCGGCTCCGGGCTCGCCACCGCCCGTGCGCTGATCGCCGGCGGCGCGGACGTGCTGGCGTGGGATGATGCCGAGGCCTCGGTCGGCAAGGCGGCGGCGGAGGGCATTCCGACCGGCGACCTGCGTGACCTCGACTGGAGCGCAGTCGCGGCGCTGGTGCTGGCGCCCGGCGTGCCGCTGACCCATCCCGTTCCGCACTGGAGCGTCGGGCTCGCCCGCAATGCCGGGGTCGAGGTGGTCGGCGACATCGAGCTGTTCTGCCGCGAGCGCCGGCTGTCGTCGCGGCGCTCGCACTTTGCCGCCATCACCGGCACCAATGGCAAGTCGACGACGACGGCGCTGCTCGCGCACCTGATGCGGGTCGGCGGGCGCGACGTGCAGATCGGCGGCAATTTCGGTCCGGCGATCCTCGGGCTGGAGCCGCCGAAGCCGGGCCGCGTCCATGTCATCGAGTGCTCGTCCTACCAGATCGACCTGGCGCCAACGCTCGATCCGTCCGTAGGCATCCTGCTCAATCTCTCACCCGACCATCTCGACCGCCATGGCACCATGGAGCACTACGCCGCGGTGAAGGAGCGGCTGATTGCCGGGGTCGAAGCCGGCGGCACCGCGGTGGTCGGCGTCGATGATGACTGGAGCGCGGCCATCGCCGACCGCGCCGAGCGGGCCGGCGGCCATGTGGTGCGCGTCTCGGTGCGCCGGCCGCTGGCCGACGGCATCTACTACGAGGGTGGCCGGCTGATCGTCGCCGAGGGCGGCGCCACGCGCTTCACTCTACCGCTTGGCGGCATCGGCTCGCTGCGCGGCGCCCACAATGCACAGAACGCCGCCGCCGCCTTCGCGAGTGCCCGCGCGCTCGGCCTCGCGCCGGAAGTCATCGCGGTGGCGATGAAGAGCTTTCCGGGCCTCGCCCATCGCATGGAAGAGGTGCGGCGCATCGGCGACGTGCTGTTCGTCAATGATTCCAAGGCGACCAATGCCGACGCCGCGGAGCGCGCGCTTTCCTCATTCGAGGAAGTGTTCTGGATCGCCGGCGGCAAGCCCAAGGCCGGCGGCATCGAGCCCCTGGCGCCCTATTTCCCGCGGGTGCGGAAGGCCTATCTGATCGGCGTCGCGGCCGAGGAATTCGCGCGCACGCTGGACGGCAAGGTGCCCTACGAAATCGTGGGTACGCTCGACGCCGCGGTGCCGGCCGCCGCGCGCGATGCCGCAGCCTCCGGGCTGAAGCACCCGGTGGTGCTGCTCTCACCAGCCTGCGCCAGCTTCGACCAGTTTCCCAATTTCGAGGTCAGGGGCGACCATTTCCGCACTCTCGTCAACGCCTCTCCTTCGGACTGA
- a CDS encoding MBL fold metallo-hydrolase, with the protein MTDLAPLGSTLRILRPHANVLAFYDGRIDGVRAYSAEPNWLDDGAYALGVASFAVVDGHEALVYDTHISLTHARLIRQALEEMGVTSMRVVLSHWHDDHVAGNEVFADCEILAHVLTERALIAHREEMENAAPPIRPLIMPTRTFEGPLDLTIGGVRVELRHAEIHSNDGVLLGLPDLGLLLVGDTLEDTVTYVAEPDRLEVHLAELDRIASWGYPRLLPNHGDPDVIAAGGYGPELIAATKLYVEKLVRARTDPALAGQDLKTFAADALASGGAYYFAPYEEVHARNIQTVRGE; encoded by the coding sequence ATGACCGACCTCGCTCCGCTCGGCTCCACCCTGCGCATCCTGCGGCCGCACGCCAACGTCCTTGCCTTCTATGATGGCCGCATCGACGGCGTGCGGGCTTATTCGGCGGAGCCGAACTGGCTGGACGACGGCGCCTATGCGCTGGGCGTCGCCTCTTTCGCCGTGGTCGATGGGCATGAGGCGCTGGTCTACGACACCCACATATCGCTCACCCATGCCCGGCTGATACGCCAAGCGCTGGAAGAGATGGGGGTCACCTCGATGCGGGTGGTGCTGAGCCACTGGCATGACGACCATGTCGCCGGCAATGAGGTGTTCGCCGATTGCGAGATCCTCGCCCATGTCCTGACCGAACGCGCGCTGATCGCCCATCGCGAGGAAATGGAGAACGCCGCGCCGCCGATCCGCCCGCTGATCATGCCGACGCGGACCTTCGAGGGCCCGCTCGACCTCACCATCGGCGGAGTGCGGGTCGAACTGCGCCATGCCGAGATCCACAGCAATGACGGCGTGCTGCTCGGCCTGCCGGATCTTGGCCTGCTGCTGGTCGGCGATACGCTGGAGGACACCGTCACCTATGTCGCCGAGCCCGACCGGCTCGAGGTGCATCTTGCCGAGCTCGATCGCATCGCCTCATGGGGCTATCCGCGCCTGCTGCCGAACCATGGCGATCCCGACGTGATCGCCGCCGGCGGCTATGGCCCGGAGCTGATCGCGGCGACGAAGCTCTATGTGGAGAAGCTGGTCCGCGCCCGCACCGATCCGGCGCTGGCCGGGCAGGACCTGAAGACCTTCGCCGCCGACGCCCTCGCCAGCGGCGGCGCGTATTATTTCGCGCCCTATGAGGAGGTCCACGCCCGCAATATCCAGACGGTGCGCGGGGAGTAA
- a CDS encoding DUF4272 domain-containing protein, translating to MDSFDETIARKQRSEAVLRAAGVSINPHLPLIESEGEIFVRSPREVAERLLALNIVAVKGEGLEQEIIERIVEERGIRPLFSPLELVFIDDPDPSEHDRLQFVWRYEAAWVLFWSLNFVQGPLGLPSHLCDVPMLTETVRDSANLTANGTRSARELLDEADLIYRCAWAIRQAGLDRVTPVGSLAPGVTMERHYALNWLIDPDGSDWDDVDTST from the coding sequence ATGGACTCCTTCGACGAAACGATCGCGCGCAAGCAACGCAGCGAAGCGGTGTTGCGCGCAGCCGGCGTATCCATCAATCCGCATTTGCCGCTTATCGAATCCGAAGGCGAGATCTTTGTCCGCTCGCCAAGGGAGGTCGCCGAGCGGCTACTGGCGCTCAACATCGTTGCGGTGAAGGGCGAAGGCCTTGAGCAGGAGATCATCGAGCGAATCGTCGAGGAGCGCGGTATCAGGCCGCTGTTCTCACCGTTGGAACTGGTCTTCATCGACGATCCCGACCCGAGCGAGCATGATCGCCTCCAGTTCGTGTGGCGCTACGAAGCGGCTTGGGTACTGTTCTGGTCGCTGAATTTCGTCCAAGGCCCGCTGGGGCTTCCGTCCCACCTGTGCGACGTACCGATGCTTACCGAGACGGTCCGAGATAGCGCCAATCTCACGGCAAATGGCACGCGTTCGGCAAGGGAGTTGCTGGACGAGGCGGATTTGATCTACCGCTGCGCCTGGGCCATCCGTCAGGCTGGCCTCGACCGGGTAACACCTGTTGGAAGCCTTGCGCCCGGTGTGACGATGGAACGGCACTACGCGCTGAACTGGCTTATCGACCCGGACGGTTCGGATTGGGACGATGTCGATACCAGCACGTAA
- the mraY gene encoding phospho-N-acetylmuramoyl-pentapeptide-transferase codes for MLQWLAELQGSVPALNVFRYITFRTGGAIITALLFVFMFGPAIIAMLRLKQGKGQPIRTDGPQSHLLTKKGTPTMGGLMIFSGLMVATLLWANLSNPYVWVVLFVTIGFGLIGFYDDYLKVTKQTHNGLSGRSRLAIEALIAGAAVVVIMNVGRMPLSTSVAFPLFKDLLLDLSYFFVIFGAFVIVAAGNAVNLTDGLDGLAIVPVMVAAGSFGMISYLSGNVLFADYLQIHYVAGVGELAVICGAIIGAGIGFLWFNAPPAQIFMGDTGSLALGGLLGTIAVATKHEIVLCIIGGLFVLEAVSVIVQVVSFKLTGKRVFKMAPIHHHFEQLGWTEPQIVIRFWIIAVVLALIGLSTLKLR; via the coding sequence TCATGTTCGGGCCGGCGATCATCGCCATGCTGCGGCTGAAGCAGGGCAAGGGCCAGCCGATCCGCACCGACGGGCCGCAATCGCACCTGCTCACCAAGAAGGGCACGCCCACCATGGGCGGGCTGATGATCTTCTCCGGCCTGATGGTGGCGACGCTGCTGTGGGCCAATCTCAGTAATCCCTATGTCTGGGTGGTGCTGTTCGTCACCATCGGCTTCGGGCTGATCGGCTTCTATGACGACTATCTCAAGGTCACCAAGCAGACCCATAACGGCCTCTCCGGCCGCTCCCGCCTCGCCATCGAGGCGCTGATCGCGGGCGCCGCAGTGGTGGTGATCATGAATGTCGGGCGGATGCCGCTCTCCACCTCGGTGGCCTTCCCGCTGTTCAAGGACCTGCTGCTCGACCTCTCCTATTTCTTCGTCATCTTCGGTGCCTTCGTCATCGTCGCCGCCGGCAATGCGGTGAACCTCACCGATGGCCTCGATGGCCTCGCCATCGTGCCGGTGATGGTGGCGGCGGGCTCGTTCGGCATGATCTCATATCTGTCCGGCAACGTGCTGTTCGCCGACTACCTGCAGATCCACTACGTCGCCGGCGTCGGTGAACTGGCGGTGATATGCGGGGCGATCATCGGAGCCGGCATCGGCTTTCTATGGTTCAACGCCCCGCCGGCGCAGATCTTCATGGGCGACACCGGCTCGCTGGCGCTGGGCGGCCTGCTCGGCACCATTGCGGTCGCCACCAAGCACGAGATCGTGCTGTGCATCATCGGCGGCCTGTTCGTGCTGGAAGCGGTGTCGGTGATCGTGCAGGTGGTCTCGTTCAAGCTCACCGGCAAGCGCGTCTTCAAGATGGCGCCGATCCACCACCATTTCGAGCAGCTCGGCTGGACCGAGCCGCAGATCGTGATCCGCTTCTGGATCATCGCGGTGGTGCTGGCGCTGATCGGCCTGTCGACGCTCAAGCTGCGCTGA